The following is a genomic window from Hymenobacter monticola.
CGCCCGCGAGGTGATGGAGCTTTTCACGCTGGGCCGCGGCAACTACTCCGAGAACGACGTGAAGGAAGCCGCCCGCGCCTTCACCGGCTGGGGCTACGACTACCAAAACCGCTTCAAGTTCCGGGAGCGGGAGCATGATGCGGGCCCGAAAACCTTCCTTGGCAAAACCGGCAACCTGACCGGCGAAGACGTGCTGACGCACCTCATGGCCCAACCGGCGGCAGCCACGTTTCTGGTCACGAAAATCTACCGCTTCTTTGTGAATGAGGTGCCCAATCCGGCGCACATCGAGCCGCTGGCCGTGGCCTTCCGCAAAAGCGGCTACGACTTGGCCGATTTGATGGAACGCCTGTTTTCGGCCGATTGGTTTTATGAGCCGGCCAACGTGGGCACCCACATCAAAAGCCCGGTGGAGCTGCTGGCCGGTATCCGCCGCACGCTGAACGTAAAGGTTGACAACAGCCAGCCGCTACTAGGCTACCAGCGCGCGCTGGGCCAGAATTTGTTTCAGCCGCCGAACGTGGCCGGCTGGCCCGGCGGCCGCAACTGGATAGATTCGTCGTCGCTGCTGCTGCGCCTGCAGTTGCCGGCCATTCTCTTTAAAAACGCCGAGTTTGCGGTGGCCCTCAAGCAGGACGACAACGACATCGCCCCCAACTTGAGCAAGGCCGAGCGCACCGTGCGGCCCGGTGCGGGCGCCCACCTGCCGCTGGCGCCTTTGCAGCAGTTGCTGGGTGCCACGCCCGCCGCCCAGCAGCCCGAGAAGCTCAGCGCCTTTTTGCTGCAAGCCAGCATCCGGCCCGAGAATCTGCAGCTGGTGCAGCAGGCTGCTGCTCAGAAAGAACCGGCCGAGGCCCTGCGCGCCACGCTGGTGAGCTTGCTGAGTTTGCCGGAGTATCAGCTGGCGTAATTCCTTTCTTTATCAAGGAGGGAAGTTTTCTCCCTTTCCAACTTTCCTTTCTCCTGAAACAAACTCATGCTTACCACCCGCCGCGAATTCCTCCGCAACTCCGCCCTGGCCAGCACGCTGCTGCTGGTACCCAAGTTTCTGCACGCCCTGGACCGGGGGCCGGGCCTGGCGCAACTGCGCGACGCCGTGGGGGCCCGGCGCCTCATCGTGGTGCAGCTCAGCGGCGGCAACGATGGGCTGAACACCGTCATTCCTTACAAAAACGACCTGTACTATAAGGCCCGGCCCACGCTGGGCATCAAGGAAACGGAGGGTATTCTGGACATGGACAAGGACCTGGGCCTGCACCCAGCGCTGAAGGGCTTGAAAGGGCTGTATGACCAAGGCGAGCTGGCGGTGCTAAACGCCGTGGGCTACCCCAATCCTGACCGCTCGCACTTCCGCTCGATGGACATCTGGCAGTCGGGCTCGGGCTCCGACCAGGTAGTGAGCACCGGCTGGCTCGGCCGCTACCTCGATTCGAACTGCCCTGATTGCCAGCGGCCTTACAACGCCCTCGAAATCGACGACACGCTGAGCCTGGCCATGAAGGGTGCCCGGCGCAAGGGCCTGGCCCTGAAAACGCCCGATAAATTCCACCAAATCACCCAGAACCGCTTGCTCTCGAAGGTGAGCAAAGAGGCCGCGCCCCAGCACCAGGACCAGGTGGACTACCTCTACAAGACGCTGGCCGAAACCGCGTCCTCGGCTGACTACCTGTATGACAAGTCGAAGATTTATAAATCGAGTGTCACTTATCCGAATTCGGACTTCGGCAAAAACCTGAAAACCACCGCCGAGCTGATTAACTCCGGCGTGGAGTCGCGGGTGTACTACCTGGCTTTGTCAGGCTTCGATACCCACGTGCGGCAGCACGAGCAGCAGCAGCGCTTGTTCACGGACCTCGGCAACGGCTTGGCCGCCCTGGCCGACGACCTGCGCCAGCACGACCAGTGGAACAACACGCTGGTGCTGGTGTTCAGCGAGTTCGGCCGCCGCGTGGGCCAGAACGCCAGCAACGGCACCGACCACGGCACGGCCAACAACCTGTTCCTGGCCGGCGGCGCCCTCCAGAAAAAAGGCGTCCTCAACGACGCTCCCGACCTCGCCAACCTCGACCAGGGCGACCTGCGCCACCAGGTCGATTTCCGTAGCATCTACGCCAGCGTGCTCAAAGACTGGCTGGGGGCCGATGACACGGCTATCCTTGGCACCGGCTTCGAGCGCCTGCCGGGGCTGGTGTAAAAGTGGTGAGGTGGTGGATTGGTGGATGTTAAAAAAGGTCATGCCGAGCGCAGCCGAGGCATCTCGCGTGCGGTAGTAATCCAATTGACAGGGTTTACTATTGCTATTGCGCGCGAGATGCCTCGGCTGCGCTCGGCATGACGTTCTTTCTATTCCCTTGCTCCACCAACCCACTATTCCACAAACCCACCACCTACCGCCCAAACACGGCTTCGGCCAGCGCCAGCACCGCGCGGCGCGTGGGTTCGGGCTGCTCCAGGTACGAGAGGTGCCCGCTGCCTTCCAGAAACAGGGCTGAGCCGATGGCCGGCAGCGCGGCCTGGCGCACGGCGTCGTCGAAATGCACGGCTACGTCGTGCTTGCCGGCCACCATCAGCACCGGGTAGGTGGCTTTGCTGAGCACGGCGGTGCGGTCGGGCCGGGCAGCCATGCCGCGCAGCGCGCCGGTGATGGTGCTGGCCGGCGTGGCCTTGCCGATTTCTTCGAGCAGGCCGCGGGCATCAGTGAGCTTGTCGCGGTTAATCGGCGCAAAAAGCGGCCGCACAAACGATTCCATGAACTTGGCCACGCCGTATTTTTCCACGAAGCCGATGTTCTTTTCACGGTTCTGGCGCTTCTCGTCGGTGTCGGCCAAGGCGGTGGAATTGATGAAGGCCAGGCCGGCCACGCGCTGGGGCCAGCGCTCGGCCAGGGCCAGGGCCACGTAGCCGCCCATGCTGTGGCACACCAGCATCACCGGCTCGGGGCAGCCCTTTTGGTTGAGGTAGTCGATGACGTGGCGGGCCTGCGCCTCCATCGAGAAGTCGGGCACGGGCGCCAAGTTGGTGCCGTGGCCGGGCAGGTTGGGCGTCAGCAGCCGGTATTCTTCGGGAAAGGGGCGGATGAAGTCGGTCCAGACCTCGCGGCTTTCGGCAAAACCGTGGAGGAAAACGATGGTGGGCGGGATGGAAGCGGGCGTCATGCGGCAAAAGTAGCGTCGGGCGCCGGGCTGCGCATCGCGGCGCTACTTTGGGGACAGGTGCAGCGACGAAGCCCGCTCGAACAGCTGCGGCTGCAGCACCACCTGCCGCTGTGTCAGCGTCGTGCTGCCGGCTTCCACCAGCTCCGTAAAGAGGCGGAAAGTGGCCTGGCCCATTTCCTCGCAACGCTGGTCTACCGACGTGATGTTGGGCTCGGCCACCAGGGTCAGGGCCTCGTTGCTGAAGCCGACGAGCGCCACGTCCTCGGGCACGCGCACACCGCGGCTTTTGAGCAGCTGCAGGGCGCCCAGCGCGGCCGAGTCGCCGGCCGAGAACACGGCATCGGGAGGAGTGGGCAGGGCCAGCAGTTGGGCCGTGGCGGCCTGACCGCCGTCCACGCTCATGTCGCACTCCACTATCAGGCTGTCGTCGGGTTGAAGATTATAGCTTTCCAACGCTTCGAGGTAGCCGAAGCGGCGGTTTTTGTAGATGTTGAGGTGCTGCGGGCCGGCCAGGTGCGCAATGCGGCGGCAGCCCTGCGCCAGCAGGTGGCGGGTGGCCAGGTAAGCGCCTTTCTGGTCGTTGAGCACCACCGAATTGATGTTCTCGCCTTCGAGCACGCGGTCGAAAAACACCAGCGGCACGCCGTGTTTGCGCACTTTCTCGAAGTGGCGGAAGTCGAGCGTGGTGCGCGACACCGACACCAGAATGCCCGCCACTTGGGCGCTGAGCAGCGTTTCGATGTTGCGCCGCTCCTGGGCCACGTCCTCGCTCGACTGGCAGATGATGATGCTGTAGCCAGCCCGGCTGGCCGCGGTTTCGATGCCGTGCACCACCGAGGCAAAAAAACGGCCTTCGATGTAGGGCACCATCACGCCCAACATCTTGCTGCGGCCCTTGCGCAGAGCGGCGGCCAGGTGGTTGGGCTGGTAATTGAGCTTTTTGGCCAGCTTGAGCACGGCCTGCTTGGTGACCGGCCCAATGCTGTGGTGGTCGCTCAAAGCCCGCGAAATGGTGGTCATGGACACACCCAGCTCCCGGGCTAAATCGGCCATGGAAACGGGGCGGACGGCTTCGGACGAAGCAACAGGGCGGGGGCGACGGGCGGCCATTGGCAAGCGGCGCAACGGAAACAATTGCCTGTAAAGCTACTTCAACTGCACACCTCCTGTCATCCTGAGCGTAGCGAAGGACCTTATCACGTCAGAAAAAGTTTGCAGTAATTAACAAATGGCGCAGGCGTGAGAAGGTCCTTCGCTGCGCTCAGGATGACAGATAAAGCGGTAAAGGTGCTTCGCTGCGCTCTGCCTGACGTTCTTTTTTATCCCGACTTTTATCCCGGCTTTCTGCATTTATACCCGTATAGCTTGAAACCAAGGCTGTCTTTCCTGACCTTTGGCGCACTAACCCAACCGCACCTTTATGAACCCTCTTCTCGACATCCGGCCGCTCGACCAAAGCCTGTGGCTGGACTTCATCAGCCGCCCGATTCTGATTGACGGCAAACTGCAGCACCGCATTCAAAATGAAGCGCTACGCGGCGTGACCTCGAACCCGGCCATTTTTGCCAAATCCATCGGCGAGTCCACCGACTACGACTCGGCCATCAAGGCGCTGGCCCTGCAAGGCAAAACCACCGACGAAATCTACACCGCGCTGGCCGTAGCCGATGTGCAGGCCGCCACCGACCTGTTCCGCCCGCTCTACGACAGCGCCGACAACAGCTCGGACGGCTACGTGAGCCTCGAAGTATCGCCGGAACTGGTGAACGACACCGAGGGCACCATCGAAGAAGGCCTGCGCCTTTGGAAAACCGTGGACCGCCCCAACGTGATGATAAAAGTACCGGCCACCCTGGAGGGCCTGCCCGCCATCCGCCGCCTCATTGCGGAGGGCGTGAACGTGAACGTAACCCTGATTTTCGGTCTGGAGCGCTACCGCCTCGTGACCGAAGCCTTTCTCTCGGGCCTCGAAGACCGCGCCGCCGCTGGCAAGCCGCTGGCGCGCATCGACTCGGTGGCCAGCTTCTTCCTGAGCCGCATCGACGTGCTGATTGACCCTGTGCTGGAAAAAATCGCGGCCGAAGGTGGCGAGAACGCCAAACTCGCTGAAAGCCTGGTGGGCGAAGTGGCCTTGGCCAGCGCCAAGCAGGCCTACCAGATGTACAAGGAAATATTCTCAGGTCCGCGTTGGGAAGCCCTCAAGGCCCAAGGCGCCGAAAGCCAGCGCCTGCTGTGGGCCAGCACCGGCAACAAAAACCCCAAGTACGACAACCTGAAGTACGTGAACGGCCTTATCGGCCCGAAAACGGTGAACACCGTGCCGGTCGAAACCCTCGACCTGTTTGGCAAAGAAGGCAAAGCCACCGTCACCCTCGAAGACAACCTCGACCAGGTGAAAGAAGTGTTGGCCGCCCTACCCAAGCTGGGCATCGACCTCGACGAGCGCACCCAATTCCTGGAAGACGACGGTGCCAAAAAATTCAAGGAGCCCTTCGCTAAGCTGATGGAGTCCATCGACAAGAAGCGCGAACTGGCCGTGGCCGAGCAGGTAGACGATGCCAAGTTCGAGCTGGGCCAGTACCAGGCCGACATCGATGCGCAAATCAAGAAGTTCCAGGACAACAATTTTGTGCACGGCTTCTGGGACAAGAAGGCCGACCTGTGGACCAGCGACGAGGCTGGGCAGCACAGCATCCGCAGCTACATGGGCTGGCTGCGCGTAGCCGAGACGATGGTGGGCCGCGTGCCCGAAATCGAAACCTTCGTGAACGAGGTGCACGCCGCCGGCTTCAAGCACGTGGTGGTGATGGGCATGGGCGGCAGCACCATGGCTCCCATCGTGTTCAAGGCCTCGTTTGAGCAGGGCGAAAAAGGCCTGCCCATGTCGGTGCTCGACACCACCGACCCCGGCACGGTGCGCGAGATTGAGGCCTCGATTCCGCTGGCCGAGACGCTGTTCATCGTAGCCAGCAAATCGGGCACTACGGCCGAGCCGCTGGCTTTTGGCGACTATTTCTACGCCAAAGTCAAAGAAATCAAGGGCGACAAAGCCGGTGAAAACTTTGTGGCCATCACCGACCCGGGCTCCAAGTTCGTGACCGACGCTACGGAGGCCAAGTACCGCCGCATCTTCCTCAACTTCCCCGAGGTGGGCGGCCGCTTCTCGGCCCTCACCTACTTCGGCCTGGTGCCGGCCGCGCTGTATGGCCTGCCCGTAGGCGAAATCCTGGAGCGCGCTATCCTGATGATGCGCGCTTGCGGCGCCTACGGCCCCACCGAAAAAAACCCCGGCCTGGAGCTGGGCGCTGCCCTCGGCGTGCTGGCCGAGCAAGGCCGCGACAAGCTCACGCTGGTAGTGCCCGACGCACTGCACGACCTGGGCCTGTGGCTGGAGCAGCTGCTGGCCGAAAGCACTGGTAAGGAAGGCAAAGGCATTCTGCCCGTGGCCGGCGAGCCGCTGGGCGACCCGAGCATCTACGGCAACGACCGGGTGTTTGTGTACGTGGGCTACAAAGGCCAGGCTGATGAGGCCAACACCAGCAAGCTGCAGGCCCTGGCGCAGGCCGGCCACCCCGTCATCACGCTGCTGATGAGGGACGCCTTCGACCTCGGCCAGGAGTTCTACCGCTGGGAAGTGGCCACGGCCGTAGCCAGCGCCGTCTTCCAGATTAATCCCTTCGACCAGCCCAACGTGCAGGCGGCCAAAACTGCCACCGACAAGCTGATGAAGGCCGTGGAAGCCGACGGCAAGCTGCCCGAGGGCGAGAAGCCCGCCGCCAGCGAGAACAGTGTGGACTACTACACCGCTGCCCACGGCGAGGGCGCTTCCGGCGTACTCAAGGCCTTCTTCGCCCAGGCCCAGCCCGGCGACTACATGTGCCTGCAAGCCTACCTCACCGAAACGCCCGCCGTGAGCGCCAGCCTGCTGGAGCTGCGTCAGCGCGTGCAGAAGGCCCTGCATCTGGCCACTACCTCGGGCTACGGCCCGCGCTTCCTGCACAGCACCGGCCAGTACCACAAGGGCGGCCCCAACACGGGTCTGTTCGTACAGTTCACCAACGATAACCCGCAGGACCTGCCGCTGCCGGGCCGCTCCTACACCTTCGGCACCTTCAAAAATGCCCAGGCCCTGGGCGACCTGCAGGCCCTGCACGACAACGGCCGCCGCACCCTGCGCGTGAACCTCGGCAACGACGCGGAAGCTGGCCTGAAAGCTATGCTCGCGGCGCTGGCGCTGTAGGTAGCGCTGGAAACAGACGCAAAAAGGAACGTCCCGCTGAACCAAGTTCAGCGGGACGTTCCTTTTTTCATTTAATCAGACCTGGCGCCTAGCGGCCACCAAAGGCGACTTCGTTATAGCGCAGCTCGTTTTTGAAAGTCCGCAGCTTGGTATCGGCGTCGATGATGACGTACTCGATGCCAGCCATTTCGGCGAAGTCTTCGAGGTATTCGGCGGTCAGGTTCTGGCTGTAGCCGGTGTGGTGGGCACCGCCGGCCAGAATCCAGGCGGCCGCGCCCACGGCCAGGCTGGGCTGCACTTTCCAGAGCACGCGGGCCACGGGCAGCTTGGGCAGGTCGGCGGCGGGCAGCACGGCTTCCACCTCGTTCACAATCAGGCGGAAGCGGTTGCCGAGGTCCACGATGGTGGCGTTCAGGGCCGGGCCAGCGGGGCAGTTGAACACCAGACGGGCCGGGTCGGCCTTGCCGCCGATGCCCAGCGGGTGCACTTCCACTTTCACCTTGCCTTCGGCAATGCTCGGGCAGATTTCCAGCATGTGCGAGCCGAGCACCTGTTCATTGCCGGGCTCGAAATGGTAGGTGTAGTCTTCCATAAAGGAGTTGCCGCCGGGCAGGCCGGCGCCCATCACCTTCATGGCGCGTACCAGGGCCGAGGTTTTCCAGTCGCCTTCGCCACCGAAGCCGTAGCCCTCGGCCATGAGCCGCTGGGTGGCAATGCCGGGCAGCTGGGCCATGCCGTGCAGGTCCTCAAAGGTATCGGTGAAGCCCTTGGCGCCCTTGTCCTGCAGGAATTTGCGCATACCGGCCTCGATGCGGGCGGCTTCGCGCAGGCTCTCGCGCTGGGCACCGCCAGCTTTCAGGTCATCGGCCAGCTCGTATTCCTGCTCGTAGGCAGCCAGCAGCTCGTCAATCTGCGCGTCGCTTACCTCGTTCACCACCGCCACCAAGTCGCCGATGCCGTAGGTGTTCACCTCGTAGCCGAACTTGATTTCGGCCTCCACCTTGTCGCCTTCGGTCACGGCCACGTAGCGCATGTTGTCGCCGAAGCGCACGAACTTGGCGCCCTGCCAGTCGGCCCAGGCGCAGGCCACGCGGCTCCAGATGCTGAGGCTTTCTTGCACGGCAGCGCTCTGCCAGTGGCCCACCACCACCTTGCGCTTCAGCCGCATGCGGGCCCCGATGAAGCCAAACTCCCGGTCGCCGTGCGCCGATTGGTTGGTGTTCATGAAGTCCATGTCGATGTCGGCCCACGGAATGTCGCGGTTGAACTGGGTGTGCAGGTGCGCCAGCGGCTTCTGCAGGATTTTCAACCCGTTTATCCACATTTTGGCGGGGGAAAACGTGTGCATCCAGGCAATCAAACCTACGCAGTTTTCGGCCTGGTTGGCTTCCTGCATGAGCTTGTAAATCTCCTGCGGCGTTTTCAGGATGGGCTTGTATACGATTTTAACGGGCAGCTTTGAGCCCAGCGCCTCCGCAATTTCCTGCGAGTGGCGGGCCACTTCTTCCAGGGTTTCGGGGCCGTAGAGGTGCTGGGTGCCGGTGATGAACCAGGCTTCGTAGTGCGAAATGTCAATCATGAATTTTGGCTTGTAGCGTGGACTCTGCGAGTCCGCGCAGGTATGTTAATAAGTAGGCCGGGTGATGCGCGGACTCGCAGAGTCCACGCTACGTTACGACTGTCCGTAGTAGGAATTGGCGCCGTGCTTGCGCTCGTAGTGCTTGCGAATCAGCGCATCTTTCAACCGCGGCACCTCCGGGCGCAGCGTGCAGCTGAGGTAGGCCATGCGGGCCACTTCCTCCAGCACGGCGCTGTTGTACACGGCTTTGTCCACAGTTTTGCCCCAGGTGAAGGGGGCGTGATTGGCCAGCAGCACCATTTCCACTTCGCTGGGCGAGAGGCCGCGGCGCTGGAACTCGTTGAGAATCTGCCAGCCGGTCTGGTGCTCGTAGTCGCCGGCAATCATGGCGTCTTCCATGGGCGGGGCGCAGGGAATGTCGGCGGTGAGGTGGTCGGCGTGGGTGGTGCCAAGGATGGGAATGTCGAGCTGGGCCTGGGCCCAGGCCGTGGCGTAGGTGCTGTGCGTGTGCACGATGCCGCCGATGTGGTCCCAGTGGCTGTAGAGCACGGCGTGGGTTTTGGTGTCCGAAGACGGCCGCTTCTCTCCTTCCAGCACGTTGTTGGCGAAGTCGAGAACAACAATGTCTTCCGGCTTGAGCAACTCGTAGGGCACG
Proteins encoded in this region:
- a CDS encoding DUF1800 domain-containing protein, yielding MNSAQQLQHLYWRAGFGPRPQDVAASLSPRKALRQLLNDSEKYEPLVGPALNYTDPQGMAMTDPASIKTNPVPNGMVTTPDQPAPPGAPTAPVATMRPRAVFRGGTIAAGVPRLRRAALTPEQRKMQNAGIRDAFNNMSTAWMERMATSPAQLREKMVLFWHGHFACRVRQPDAALSLHNAMRQHALGKFPDLLLAVSQEPAMLQFLNNQQNRKEHPNENFAREVMELFTLGRGNYSENDVKEAARAFTGWGYDYQNRFKFREREHDAGPKTFLGKTGNLTGEDVLTHLMAQPAAATFLVTKIYRFFVNEVPNPAHIEPLAVAFRKSGYDLADLMERLFSADWFYEPANVGTHIKSPVELLAGIRRTLNVKVDNSQPLLGYQRALGQNLFQPPNVAGWPGGRNWIDSSSLLLRLQLPAILFKNAEFAVALKQDDNDIAPNLSKAERTVRPGAGAHLPLAPLQQLLGATPAAQQPEKLSAFLLQASIRPENLQLVQQAAAQKEPAEALRATLVSLLSLPEYQLA
- a CDS encoding DUF1501 domain-containing protein, translated to MLTTRREFLRNSALASTLLLVPKFLHALDRGPGLAQLRDAVGARRLIVVQLSGGNDGLNTVIPYKNDLYYKARPTLGIKETEGILDMDKDLGLHPALKGLKGLYDQGELAVLNAVGYPNPDRSHFRSMDIWQSGSGSDQVVSTGWLGRYLDSNCPDCQRPYNALEIDDTLSLAMKGARRKGLALKTPDKFHQITQNRLLSKVSKEAAPQHQDQVDYLYKTLAETASSADYLYDKSKIYKSSVTYPNSDFGKNLKTTAELINSGVESRVYYLALSGFDTHVRQHEQQQRLFTDLGNGLAALADDLRQHDQWNNTLVLVFSEFGRRVGQNASNGTDHGTANNLFLAGGALQKKGVLNDAPDLANLDQGDLRHQVDFRSIYASVLKDWLGADDTAILGTGFERLPGLV
- a CDS encoding alpha/beta fold hydrolase, yielding MTPASIPPTIVFLHGFAESREVWTDFIRPFPEEYRLLTPNLPGHGTNLAPVPDFSMEAQARHVIDYLNQKGCPEPVMLVCHSMGGYVALALAERWPQRVAGLAFINSTALADTDEKRQNREKNIGFVEKYGVAKFMESFVRPLFAPINRDKLTDARGLLEEIGKATPASTITGALRGMAARPDRTAVLSKATYPVLMVAGKHDVAVHFDDAVRQAALPAIGSALFLEGSGHLSYLEQPEPTRRAVLALAEAVFGR
- a CDS encoding LacI family DNA-binding transcriptional regulator, which gives rise to MADLARELGVSMTTISRALSDHHSIGPVTKQAVLKLAKKLNYQPNHLAAALRKGRSKMLGVMVPYIEGRFFASVVHGIETAASRAGYSIIICQSSEDVAQERRNIETLLSAQVAGILVSVSRTTLDFRHFEKVRKHGVPLVFFDRVLEGENINSVVLNDQKGAYLATRHLLAQGCRRIAHLAGPQHLNIYKNRRFGYLEALESYNLQPDDSLIVECDMSVDGGQAATAQLLALPTPPDAVFSAGDSAALGALQLLKSRGVRVPEDVALVGFSNEALTLVAEPNITSVDQRCEEMGQATFRLFTELVEAGSTTLTQRQVVLQPQLFERASSLHLSPK
- a CDS encoding bifunctional transaldolase/phosoglucose isomerase, which codes for MNPLLDIRPLDQSLWLDFISRPILIDGKLQHRIQNEALRGVTSNPAIFAKSIGESTDYDSAIKALALQGKTTDEIYTALAVADVQAATDLFRPLYDSADNSSDGYVSLEVSPELVNDTEGTIEEGLRLWKTVDRPNVMIKVPATLEGLPAIRRLIAEGVNVNVTLIFGLERYRLVTEAFLSGLEDRAAAGKPLARIDSVASFFLSRIDVLIDPVLEKIAAEGGENAKLAESLVGEVALASAKQAYQMYKEIFSGPRWEALKAQGAESQRLLWASTGNKNPKYDNLKYVNGLIGPKTVNTVPVETLDLFGKEGKATVTLEDNLDQVKEVLAALPKLGIDLDERTQFLEDDGAKKFKEPFAKLMESIDKKRELAVAEQVDDAKFELGQYQADIDAQIKKFQDNNFVHGFWDKKADLWTSDEAGQHSIRSYMGWLRVAETMVGRVPEIETFVNEVHAAGFKHVVVMGMGGSTMAPIVFKASFEQGEKGLPMSVLDTTDPGTVREIEASIPLAETLFIVASKSGTTAEPLAFGDYFYAKVKEIKGDKAGENFVAITDPGSKFVTDATEAKYRRIFLNFPEVGGRFSALTYFGLVPAALYGLPVGEILERAILMMRACGAYGPTEKNPGLELGAALGVLAEQGRDKLTLVVPDALHDLGLWLEQLLAESTGKEGKGILPVAGEPLGDPSIYGNDRVFVYVGYKGQADEANTSKLQALAQAGHPVITLLMRDAFDLGQEFYRWEVATAVASAVFQINPFDQPNVQAAKTATDKLMKAVEADGKLPEGEKPAASENSVDYYTAAHGEGASGVLKAFFAQAQPGDYMCLQAYLTETPAVSASLLELRQRVQKALHLATTSGYGPRFLHSTGQYHKGGPNTGLFVQFTNDNPQDLPLPGRSYTFGTFKNAQALGDLQALHDNGRRTLRVNLGNDAEAGLKAMLAALAL
- the araA gene encoding L-arabinose isomerase: MIDISHYEAWFITGTQHLYGPETLEEVARHSQEIAEALGSKLPVKIVYKPILKTPQEIYKLMQEANQAENCVGLIAWMHTFSPAKMWINGLKILQKPLAHLHTQFNRDIPWADIDMDFMNTNQSAHGDREFGFIGARMRLKRKVVVGHWQSAAVQESLSIWSRVACAWADWQGAKFVRFGDNMRYVAVTEGDKVEAEIKFGYEVNTYGIGDLVAVVNEVSDAQIDELLAAYEQEYELADDLKAGGAQRESLREAARIEAGMRKFLQDKGAKGFTDTFEDLHGMAQLPGIATQRLMAEGYGFGGEGDWKTSALVRAMKVMGAGLPGGNSFMEDYTYHFEPGNEQVLGSHMLEICPSIAEGKVKVEVHPLGIGGKADPARLVFNCPAGPALNATIVDLGNRFRLIVNEVEAVLPAADLPKLPVARVLWKVQPSLAVGAAAWILAGGAHHTGYSQNLTAEYLEDFAEMAGIEYVIIDADTKLRTFKNELRYNEVAFGGR
- a CDS encoding L-ribulose-5-phosphate 4-epimerase, which encodes MSQYQDLKQACYDANMQLPKLGLVLFTFGNASVVDRDKRVFAIKPSGVPYELLKPEDIVVLDFANNVLEGEKRPSSDTKTHAVLYSHWDHIGGIVHTHSTYATAWAQAQLDIPILGTTHADHLTADIPCAPPMEDAMIAGDYEHQTGWQILNEFQRRGLSPSEVEMVLLANHAPFTWGKTVDKAVYNSAVLEEVARMAYLSCTLRPEVPRLKDALIRKHYERKHGANSYYGQS